The genomic region CGAATGATAAAATTGATCCCAAAACTACCCCACTAAACGAAGAAAAAAAGATCTATGAGGTCATGATCCCTTATGGATCTGAAATTGCAGGAAGATCTATTAAGCAACTGAATTTCAGAAGTACATATTACGCCTCGGTTCTGGCAATTAGACATCGAAAAGAAACCATTACCGAAGATGTGTCTCACGTGGTCCTGAAGGAAGGAGATATGATGTTGCTTTTTGCTTCAGAAAAAGCCATTTCCCTTCTAACTTCTGAAAAACTGATCGTTACTCTTTCTGAATATCAGGGACGCCAGGTAGATTATAAAAAAGCGATTCCCGCTCTGCTAATTGTTATTGGGGTTGTGAGTGCCGCCGCATTTAACCTTACCTCCATCCTTATAAGTGCTATGATTGGTAGTCTTTTACTGGTGACCTTAACCATTTTGAAACCCCAGGAAGCGTACGAAGCAATAGAATGGAAGGTCATATTTATGATCGCAGGGGTACTCTCCATGGGTAAGGCCCTGGAAAAGACTGGGGGTTCAGACATCATTTCGCAATATATTTATGATTCACTCGGAGGGCTTGATCCTCGCTGGACGTTAAGTTTAATATTCCTTTTCACCTTTTTATCGACGAATGTCCTCTCCAGCAAGGCTGCCGCGGCCTTAATGACCCCTATTGTCATAAGTCTTGCTGCCGCCATGCAGGTTAGCGAAAAGCCATTTTTAATTGGGGTAATGTTCGCCTGCTCTCTAACTTTTATGACTCCGGTAAGTTATCCTGTGAATACAATGGTGTACGCACCGGGAAATTATAGGTTCAGAGATTTCTTAAAGTTCGGCACACCCCTTAACTTTATCATCTGGATCGCAGCATCTTTTGTGATCCCAATATTTTTTCCTTTTTGAATATGAGAAGAGTAAAACTCCACAACCCGTTTAAAACAAGAATAATAGATGAAAAGCTCGTTCGGGAGCATCTGGCTTTGGAAAGAACAAAACTGGCAAATGAAAGAACTTTACTTTCTTACATACGTGCATCTATCTATCTTTTAATTAGCGGACTGGCATTATTACAGATCAAAGAATATCAGGGAATAAGCCTTATGTGGGTTGGTTATCTATCTTTACTCATCTGTGTACTATTTCTCATCGTAGGTTTTTCGAGGTATATTGCACTGGAAAGAAAACTGAATAAACTCTTACAGCCAGATGATGATTCAGATGAAAACAGGG from Gramella sp. MT6 harbors:
- a CDS encoding DUF202 domain-containing protein yields the protein MRRVKLHNPFKTRIIDEKLVREHLALERTKLANERTLLSYIRASIYLLISGLALLQIKEYQGISLMWVGYLSLLICVLFLIVGFSRYIALERKLNKLLQPDDDSDENRENQRQ